A window of Castanea sativa cultivar Marrone di Chiusa Pesio chromosome 1, ASM4071231v1 contains these coding sequences:
- the LOC142628508 gene encoding uncharacterized protein LOC142628508 — protein MDSSPRISFSHDLYLSDVMPIQQQLSLPLDSSGLSSSTDFNFCISENFHQEPSSADELFVDGKLLPIKIKEKNFSNKQMYHSVPVPPLLVLHDDHATSIEGLNKDNSEETKISTSHKEANERQGSWRFKLCSSVNFTTVCKHAFCLLPLFLRSNSTGTTANVKPVPVLQKGHHHKQYWQKTSLVSTIKPSQSPSSIGYQNPPLKKGYGSYGNGLGVSPILNFQLPHFCLGSIIFCGKYKNKRM, from the coding sequence ATGGATTCTAGTCCTAGAATTTCATTTTCTCATGATCTTTACCTATCAGATGTCATGCCCATACAGCAACAACTTTCTCTTCCATTAGACTCATCAGGATTGAGTTCTAGCACTGATTTCAATTTTTGCATTTCTGAAAACTTCCATCAAGAACCATCATCAGCTGATGAGCTTTTCGTCGATGGAAAGCTTCTTCctataaaaatcaaagaaaagaatttcTCGAATAAACAAATGTATCATTCTGTCCCAGTACCACCACTGCTTGTTCTTCATGATGATCATGCAACTAGTATTGAAGGCCTGAATAAGGATAATTCAGAAGAAACCAAGATTAGTACTAGTCATAAAGAAGCAAATGAGAGGCAAGGTTCATGGAGATTCAAGCTGTGTTCCAGTGTGAATTTTACAACTGTATGCAAGCATGCTTTTTGTTTATTGCCACTTTTTTTGCGAAGCAACTCAACTGGAACTACAGCAAATGTTAAGCCAGTGCCAGTGTTACAAAAAGGTCATCATCATAAGCAGTATTGGCAGAAAACTTCACTGGTATCAACAATAAAGCCTTCACAATCTCCTTCCTCAATTGGTTATCAAAATCCTCCACTGAAGAAGGGTTATGGATCATATGGCAATGGTCTTGGAGTCAGTCCAATTCTGAATTTTCAGTTGCCCCATTTTTGTTTAGgttcaataattttttgtggcaaatataagaacaagagaaTGTGA
- the LOC142622620 gene encoding ATP-dependent Clp protease proteolytic subunit 6, chloroplastic-like isoform X2, with protein sequence MVASAISVPLSFSIASRNRTSSIPLFSRRNSTRSIVSALPGLSSKTCWLPSKHEEKDFPGTSTSYDAIEARKGNPPVMPAVMTPGGLLDPSSVLFRNRIIFIGQPVNSQVAQRVISQLVTLATIDEDADILVYLNCPGGSTYSVLAIYDCMSWPKVSTVCFGVATSQGALLLAGGEKGMRYAMPNARIMIHQPQSGCGV encoded by the exons ATGGTAGCTTCAGCTATCTCTGTGCCTTTAAGCTTCTCAATTGCTTCTCGTAACAGAACCTCGTCCATTCCTTTGTTTTCTCGCAg AAACTCAACGAGGTCGATAGTCTCTGCCTTGCCAG GCTTATCCAGTAAAACTTGTTGGTTACCTAGTAAGCATGAAGAGAAGGATTTTCCTGGTACCAGTACAAG TTATGATGCAATAGAAGCCAGAAAGGGGAATCCACCTGTAATGCCAGCTGTGATGACCCCAGGAGGGCTTTTGGATCCCTCATCGGTGTTATTCAGGAATCGCATAATCTTCATTGGGCAGCCAGTCAACTCACAGGTGGCTCAGCGAGTCATATCGCAGCTTGTGACTCTGGCAACCATTGATGAGGATGCAGATATTTTG GTGTATTTGAACTGCCCTGGTGGAAGTACGTACTCTGTGCTGGCAATATATGATTGCATGTCTTGG CCCAAGGTTAGCACGGTATGTTTTGGAGTAGCAACAAGCCAAGGCGCACTTCTTCTTGCTGGTGGAGAAAAGGGAATGCGCTATGCAATGCCAAATGCACGTATTATGATACATCAACCACAGAGTGGATGTGGGGTATGA
- the LOC142622620 gene encoding ATP-dependent Clp protease proteolytic subunit 6, chloroplastic-like isoform X1: MVASAISVPLSFSIASRNRTSSIPLFSRRNSTRSIVSALPGPYSDSLTLGLSSKTCWLPSKHEEKDFPGTSTSYDAIEARKGNPPVMPAVMTPGGLLDPSSVLFRNRIIFIGQPVNSQVAQRVISQLVTLATIDEDADILVYLNCPGGSTYSVLAIYDCMSWPKVSTVCFGVATSQGALLLAGGEKGMRYAMPNARIMIHQPQSGCGV; the protein is encoded by the exons ATGGTAGCTTCAGCTATCTCTGTGCCTTTAAGCTTCTCAATTGCTTCTCGTAACAGAACCTCGTCCATTCCTTTGTTTTCTCGCAg AAACTCAACGAGGTCGATAGTCTCTGCCTTGCCAGGTCCATACTCTGATTCTTTAACACTTg GCTTATCCAGTAAAACTTGTTGGTTACCTAGTAAGCATGAAGAGAAGGATTTTCCTGGTACCAGTACAAG TTATGATGCAATAGAAGCCAGAAAGGGGAATCCACCTGTAATGCCAGCTGTGATGACCCCAGGAGGGCTTTTGGATCCCTCATCGGTGTTATTCAGGAATCGCATAATCTTCATTGGGCAGCCAGTCAACTCACAGGTGGCTCAGCGAGTCATATCGCAGCTTGTGACTCTGGCAACCATTGATGAGGATGCAGATATTTTG GTGTATTTGAACTGCCCTGGTGGAAGTACGTACTCTGTGCTGGCAATATATGATTGCATGTCTTGG CCCAAGGTTAGCACGGTATGTTTTGGAGTAGCAACAAGCCAAGGCGCACTTCTTCTTGCTGGTGGAGAAAAGGGAATGCGCTATGCAATGCCAAATGCACGTATTATGATACATCAACCACAGAGTGGATGTGGGGTATGA